From one Streptomyces sp. R41 genomic stretch:
- a CDS encoding alpha-L-fucosidase, protein MPMQPWFTDAKLGIFIHYGIYAVDGWAESWSFYTGEVSHEQYMKQLDGFTASHYDPEAWAELFARAGAQYAVLTTKHHDGVALWDTAHGDLDVVRHTPAGRDLVSGFADALRERGLKVGLYYSHSDWNHPDYPSIRHVEPGDEHPSPYSHAEPGKEDPAAWERYLAYRDGQVGELVDRFRPDLLWFDGEWERSEEQWRMRELAELILAGNPDTVLNARMLSFGDYATPEQGVPLQAPDGPWELCLTVNDSWSYRPKDRDFKSVRQLVRYFTETIGMGGNLLLGVGPREDGTIPEEQAERVEGLGTWIAKHADAVYGTVAGLPAGHHYGPSTLSADRRTLYLMCFDAPRESLSVRGLRNAVRRVTVLGTGTELDHHITGGLDAVPGVTWIDAPAAADLDEYATVLAVELDGELDLYRGAGRD, encoded by the coding sequence ATGCCGATGCAACCCTGGTTCACCGATGCCAAGCTGGGCATCTTCATCCACTACGGCATCTACGCCGTCGACGGATGGGCCGAGTCCTGGTCCTTCTACACGGGGGAGGTCTCGCACGAGCAATACATGAAACAGCTCGACGGCTTCACCGCGTCGCACTACGACCCGGAGGCCTGGGCCGAGCTCTTCGCCCGTGCCGGCGCCCAGTACGCGGTGCTGACCACCAAGCACCACGACGGCGTCGCCCTGTGGGACACCGCCCACGGCGACCTCGACGTCGTACGGCACACACCGGCCGGCCGTGACCTGGTCAGCGGATTCGCGGACGCCCTGCGCGAGCGGGGCCTGAAGGTCGGCCTCTACTACTCGCACTCCGACTGGAACCACCCCGACTACCCGAGCATCAGGCACGTCGAGCCCGGCGACGAGCACCCGAGCCCGTACTCCCACGCCGAGCCCGGCAAGGAGGACCCGGCGGCCTGGGAGCGCTACCTGGCCTACCGTGACGGCCAGGTCGGCGAGCTCGTCGACCGCTTCCGCCCGGACCTGCTCTGGTTCGACGGCGAGTGGGAGCGCAGCGAGGAGCAGTGGCGGATGCGCGAGCTCGCCGAGCTGATCCTCGCGGGCAACCCGGACACCGTCCTCAATGCCCGCATGCTCAGTTTCGGCGACTACGCCACTCCCGAACAGGGCGTCCCCCTCCAGGCCCCGGACGGCCCCTGGGAGCTGTGCCTGACAGTGAACGACTCGTGGAGCTACCGCCCGAAGGACCGCGACTTCAAGTCGGTGCGCCAGCTGGTGCGCTACTTCACGGAGACGATCGGCATGGGCGGCAATCTGCTGCTCGGCGTCGGCCCCCGCGAGGACGGGACGATCCCCGAGGAGCAGGCCGAACGCGTCGAGGGTCTCGGCACATGGATCGCGAAGCACGCCGACGCCGTGTACGGCACGGTCGCCGGACTGCCCGCCGGACACCACTACGGCCCCAGCACCCTGTCCGCCGACCGGCGCACGCTGTACCTGATGTGCTTCGACGCACCGCGCGAGTCCCTCTCGGTCCGCGGACTGCGCAACGCGGTACGACGGGTCACCGTCCTTGGCACGGGCACAGAACTGGACCACCACATCACCGGCGGCCTGGACGCGGTACCCGGTGTGACCTGGATCGACGCCCCGGCCGCGGCGGACCTCGACGAGTACGCCACCGTGCTGGCGGTCGAGCTGGACGGGGAGTTGGACCTCTATCGGGGCGCGGGCCGCGACTGA
- a CDS encoding PfkB family carbohydrate kinase has product MRLLHLGNVVMDLVLSVPALPERGGDVLATGTRSVPGGGFNVMAAAARQGLPVTYAGAHGSGPFGDRARAALYAEGIDVLLAPRTERDSGFVVCLVDAEGERTFVTSPGAEATLTPKDLAQLRPVPQDLVYLSGYSLLYEANRAALTAWVPRLDPTVTVIVDPGPLVREIPSAALESLLARADWWSCNAREAALLTGIDDPPGAARAVQSRLKRGSALVRTGPDGCLLHHDGTFDAIPGFAVRAVDLNGAGDAHTGVFMAGLAQGLAPVAAAHRANAAAAMAVTAAGPATAPDADALDAFLRQSRPAPR; this is encoded by the coding sequence ATGAGACTCCTGCACCTGGGCAACGTGGTGATGGATCTGGTGCTGAGCGTGCCCGCCCTGCCGGAGAGGGGCGGTGACGTACTGGCCACGGGCACACGGAGCGTGCCGGGCGGCGGTTTCAACGTCATGGCCGCCGCGGCCCGCCAGGGCCTGCCGGTGACGTACGCGGGAGCCCACGGCAGCGGCCCCTTCGGCGACCGGGCGCGGGCCGCGCTGTACGCCGAAGGCATCGACGTGCTGCTCGCACCGCGCACCGAACGTGACAGCGGCTTCGTGGTCTGCCTGGTGGACGCCGAGGGCGAGCGCACCTTCGTCACCAGCCCGGGCGCCGAGGCGACCCTGACCCCGAAGGATCTTGCTCAACTGCGGCCAGTCCCACAAGACTTGGTCTACCTCTCCGGCTACAGCCTGCTGTACGAGGCCAATCGTGCCGCGCTCACCGCATGGGTGCCCCGACTGGACCCGACCGTCACCGTGATCGTGGACCCGGGGCCACTGGTGCGTGAAATCCCCTCGGCCGCCCTGGAGTCGCTCCTGGCGCGCGCCGATTGGTGGAGCTGCAACGCCCGCGAAGCAGCGCTGCTCACCGGCATCGACGACCCGCCCGGCGCCGCCCGCGCCGTACAGTCCCGCCTGAAGCGCGGTTCGGCCCTGGTGCGCACGGGCCCCGACGGCTGCCTCCTGCACCACGACGGCACGTTCGACGCGATCCCCGGTTTCGCCGTCCGGGCCGTCGACCTCAATGGCGCGGGTGACGCGCACACGGGGGTCTTCATGGCCGGCCTCGCGCAGGGGCTGGCCCCGGTTGCCGCCGCGCACCGAGCCAATGCGGCCGCGGCGATGGCCGTCACCGCGGCCGGTCCCGCCACCGCGCCCGACGCGGACGCCCTCGACGCGTTCCTCCGTCAGTCGCGGCCCGCGCCCCGATAG